One Turneriella parva DSM 21527 genomic region harbors:
- a CDS encoding RDD family protein — protein MTDAEYKKYLSEKTFAELFDIYENFNKSQNPSRHVLIAAHIEKKRQSDADGFAKYLEQKKYETIAPRIGAAIIDTVLIWLMTKLGTYVLENLEISLESFIYFAPIINHMFWLGVILIPMVLRSQTIGMRFAQVKLFDISGEPATYRQRLLRECIFVVPPLLFSLLPEFAFQSWTGKFVVFNFGAVVVANPVYAYLNDKHLALNDLVAKTVILRETKLTGGPRNNE, from the coding sequence ATGACAGACGCTGAATACAAGAAATACCTCAGTGAAAAGACTTTCGCAGAGCTATTCGACATCTATGAGAATTTCAATAAATCTCAGAATCCCAGTCGCCATGTATTGATCGCCGCACACATTGAGAAGAAACGACAAAGCGACGCCGATGGTTTCGCGAAGTATCTCGAACAAAAAAAGTATGAAACCATCGCGCCCCGTATCGGCGCCGCGATCATCGATACGGTTCTCATCTGGTTAATGACAAAACTGGGCACCTATGTGCTAGAGAACCTGGAAATCAGCCTCGAGTCGTTTATCTATTTTGCGCCCATTATCAATCATATGTTTTGGCTGGGTGTTATTCTGATTCCGATGGTTTTGCGATCGCAGACAATAGGTATGCGTTTTGCACAGGTAAAACTTTTCGATATTTCGGGTGAGCCAGCGACCTATCGTCAGCGCTTGCTGCGAGAGTGCATTTTTGTGGTACCACCTCTTCTGTTCAGCCTTTTACCCGAGTTCGCGTTTCAATCATGGACCGGTAAATTTGTCGTTTTCAACTTTGGCGCGGTCGTCGTCGCGAATCCCGTGTATGCGTACCTGAACGATAAACATTTGGCCCTGAACGATCTTGTCGCGAAAACTGTTATTCTCAGGGAAACAAAACTTACCGGCGGCCCGCGTAACAACGAATAA
- the trxA gene encoding thioredoxin, with protein sequence MTASQVTKFDELIQQSEVPVLVDFYADWCGPCHMLAPILKDLKAAWGDRIRLIKVDTEAQPGIAGRYQISGIPTLIMFKNGQVVHRTSGVMPLARLQAEFGKFL encoded by the coding sequence ATGACGGCTTCGCAAGTTACCAAATTCGACGAATTGATTCAGCAGAGCGAAGTGCCCGTGCTCGTCGACTTCTATGCCGACTGGTGCGGGCCCTGCCATATGCTCGCGCCGATTCTGAAAGACTTGAAAGCGGCATGGGGTGATCGCATTCGCCTCATCAAGGTAGACACAGAAGCGCAGCCGGGCATCGCCGGTCGCTACCAGATTTCGGGCATACCGACGCTCATCATGTTCAAGAACGGGCAGGTGGTGCATCGCACGTCGGGCGTCATGCCGCTCGCGCGGCTGCAGGCTGAGTTCGGCAAGTTCTTGTAG
- a CDS encoding adenylate/guanylate cyclase domain-containing protein, which translates to MQRWFEKMSNAGVTPETPWREAKGIRLRNRLAFVVGGLLIGNMPLQILFWHEAELIFYLLIGQMFIQFSTIPLNSKRQYVFSYLVFLLTPITGVAVYTVLGGSASNIPLFMLTVIMAAYFSGGNEMPRLRNIVVLLAFVTFLFLEFMSFYMEPIISFSPMYIKWLRHTIDFGMVTFAFGLTFYIAREIRKSDDEIEAERTKSEKLLLNVLPAAIAAQLKHSERVIAERYEESSVLFADIAGFTVLSSKLPPDEVVQMLDEVFREFDALAGKFGLEKIKTIGDAYMVAAGLPERRHDHCEAIFDLAIAMQKLMQQKFSKKFDGLELRIGIHSGPVVAGVIGTVKFAYDLWGDTVNTASRMESHGVTGQIHVTETVYQRLKNRHRFKERGELDIKGKGLMKTYLFEAVA; encoded by the coding sequence ATGCAACGCTGGTTTGAAAAAATGTCGAATGCGGGTGTGACGCCCGAAACACCTTGGCGCGAAGCTAAAGGTATTCGCTTGCGCAACAGGCTGGCGTTTGTTGTCGGTGGGCTGCTCATTGGCAATATGCCTCTGCAAATCTTGTTTTGGCATGAGGCCGAACTGATTTTTTACCTGTTGATCGGCCAGATGTTCATTCAGTTTTCTACAATTCCGTTGAATAGCAAGAGGCAATATGTGTTTTCTTACCTCGTGTTCTTGCTGACGCCGATAACCGGAGTCGCTGTATACACTGTGCTTGGCGGGTCGGCAAGCAATATTCCCCTCTTTATGCTGACAGTCATTATGGCTGCATATTTCTCCGGTGGCAACGAAATGCCGCGTCTACGCAACATCGTCGTATTGCTCGCATTCGTAACATTCTTGTTTCTTGAGTTCATGAGCTTTTATATGGAGCCGATCATTTCGTTCTCGCCGATGTACATCAAATGGCTACGGCATACGATTGATTTCGGTATGGTCACTTTCGCGTTCGGCCTGACATTCTACATCGCGCGCGAGATTCGAAAATCTGACGACGAAATTGAAGCCGAACGGACCAAATCTGAAAAATTGCTGCTAAACGTTTTGCCTGCTGCAATAGCCGCCCAGCTGAAACATAGTGAACGCGTGATCGCCGAACGCTACGAAGAGTCGAGCGTGCTCTTCGCAGACATTGCGGGCTTTACCGTGCTTTCGTCGAAACTGCCCCCCGATGAGGTTGTACAAATGCTCGACGAAGTTTTTCGGGAGTTCGATGCATTGGCGGGCAAGTTTGGGTTAGAAAAAATCAAGACGATTGGCGATGCTTATATGGTTGCTGCAGGTCTGCCCGAAAGACGCCATGATCATTGCGAAGCGATATTTGACCTTGCAATCGCGATGCAAAAACTTATGCAGCAGAAATTCAGCAAGAAATTCGATGGCCTTGAACTGCGTATCGGCATTCACTCTGGGCCTGTGGTAGCCGGAGTTATCGGAACCGTAAAGTTTGCCTATGATCTCTGGGGCGATACCGTCAATACCGCCAGCCGCATGGAATCGCACGGCGTCACCGGTCAGATTCATGTGACAGAAACGGTTTACCAGCGCCTAAAGAACCGACATCGTTTTAAAGAACGCGGAGAACTCGATATAAAGGGCAAAGGGCTCATGAAGACCTACCTATTTGAAGCGGTCGCCTAA
- a CDS encoding response regulator: MTDLTTPTQMRILFIDDSPDDALLLQFACSESGLDAEYKLVDSADALNEALHETWHAIVSDFRMPGFGAEPALQIIRQRDERIPFIVVSHAINTEETEKLLALGADEVLEKSARPSLPLVIKKRIASAYAATPLHN, encoded by the coding sequence ATGACCGATCTTACAACACCTACCCAAATGCGTATATTGTTCATCGACGATTCGCCTGACGATGCGTTGCTCTTGCAGTTTGCCTGCAGCGAGAGCGGTCTCGATGCCGAGTACAAACTGGTCGATTCTGCAGATGCGTTAAACGAAGCGCTGCACGAAACCTGGCATGCAATTGTCAGTGATTTCCGTATGCCCGGTTTTGGCGCCGAGCCTGCGCTGCAGATTATTCGGCAGCGCGACGAGCGAATACCATTTATCGTAGTCTCTCACGCAATCAACACTGAAGAAACTGAAAAACTTCTGGCGCTTGGTGCCGACGAGGTGCTCGAAAAATCGGCGCGGCCCTCGCTGCCGCTGGTTATTAAGAAACGCATCGCCTCAGCTTATGCCGCGACGCCCCTGCACAACTAA
- a CDS encoding phosphotransferase family protein: protein MQLNDKLKTYLAEKNGGTVEIAEFRQLSGGACQDNYLARLKSSEQEETLVLRTDKGGALLGSLSRAQEYQVIERAVAAGVLTPPVKWLSEDNTIVGHPFYLMQKIDGTANPRDILKSKKIDFKRLAADIATNLAKIHSVDYSPDVLPFLDRKLRPGTSDVALTAVGDCRRLLDELPGGYPGIELCLNWAEANAPVTDTLVLAHSDFRSGNFMVDVAGGGNLTGILDWEFAHWSDRHEDIGYIRMRDWRFGKVKNEVGGFSSAEDFYPHYEAASQTKIDPVKVRYWEVMGNIRWAIGAAQQGERHLSGKDKGIEFASIGRRVAEMELEAMRLIEGGVHD, encoded by the coding sequence ATGCAGCTCAACGATAAGTTAAAAACTTATCTCGCAGAAAAAAATGGCGGCACTGTTGAAATCGCCGAATTTCGCCAGCTCTCAGGCGGCGCCTGCCAGGATAACTACCTCGCGCGGCTAAAATCTTCTGAGCAAGAAGAGACGCTCGTCTTGCGTACCGATAAAGGCGGCGCGCTCTTGGGCAGCCTCTCGCGCGCGCAAGAATACCAGGTGATTGAGCGCGCTGTCGCCGCGGGCGTGCTGACGCCGCCCGTGAAGTGGCTCAGTGAAGACAACACTATCGTTGGCCATCCATTCTATTTGATGCAGAAGATCGATGGCACCGCCAATCCGCGCGACATTCTCAAGAGCAAGAAGATCGATTTCAAGCGCCTCGCAGCGGATATAGCAACCAACCTTGCGAAAATTCACAGTGTCGATTACTCTCCGGATGTTCTGCCGTTTCTTGACCGCAAGCTGCGGCCGGGCACCAGCGATGTCGCCCTCACCGCCGTTGGCGACTGCCGTCGCCTGCTCGACGAATTGCCCGGCGGTTACCCTGGCATCGAGCTCTGCCTCAACTGGGCCGAAGCGAATGCGCCGGTCACTGACACCCTCGTACTCGCGCACAGCGACTTTCGCAGCGGCAATTTTATGGTCGATGTCGCAGGTGGTGGCAACCTGACGGGTATACTCGACTGGGAGTTCGCGCATTGGAGCGACCGCCATGAAGACATCGGCTACATTCGCATGCGCGATTGGCGCTTCGGCAAAGTCAAGAATGAAGTAGGGGGATTTTCTTCTGCCGAAGATTTCTACCCGCACTACGAGGCGGCTTCGCAGACGAAAATTGACCCGGTAAAGGTGCGCTATTGGGAAGTCATGGGCAACATACGCTGGGCAATCGGTGCGGCACAACAGGGCGAACGCCACCTCTCAGGCAAAGACAAAGGTATTGAATTCGCCTCGATCGGTCGCCGCGTGGCTGAAATGGAGCTCGAGGCAATGCGTCTGATTGAAGGCGGCGTGCACGATTAG
- a CDS encoding DUF6285 domain-containing protein — MQYRPEHTDLLDAIQDFLIKEVLPTVKDNDAVAYKTLVSWNMLGVVSRELKNGRTLLEQDAAALAQLLGEKINPHELADRALWQKSQQLALAAAKAIRKSRVSVGSAEWMTVKEVLKHNLQIANPRYGTE; from the coding sequence ATGCAGTACAGACCCGAACATACAGACCTTCTCGATGCAATACAGGATTTTCTAATCAAAGAAGTTCTGCCCACAGTTAAAGACAACGACGCCGTCGCCTATAAGACCCTTGTCTCATGGAACATGCTCGGTGTTGTCTCGCGCGAGTTAAAAAACGGCAGAACTTTGCTTGAGCAAGATGCGGCAGCACTCGCGCAATTGCTCGGCGAAAAAATTAATCCTCATGAGTTAGCCGACAGAGCGCTGTGGCAGAAGTCGCAGCAGTTGGCGCTTGCGGCGGCAAAGGCGATTCGCAAGAGCAGGGTAAGCGTTGGCAGCGCCGAGTGGATGACCGTGAAAGAGGTGTTGAAGCACAATTTGCAGATTGCGAATCCCAGATATGGAACTGAATAG
- a CDS encoding histidine phosphatase family protein: MVELTLIRHGQADSAGDNYDQLTPTGHEQARRVGEWLAADGYRFDRLFHGGLNRQRQTLEAICAELAKSGAVMPAMEIHSSYAEFDLKVWGIIAAKMRHGHPEFAELFKQWNHARQMDAANKGDIFKQLTGHILKAWVAAGENFNEAESFPAFQKRVLAALEIHSDYIAPKNDDLEAAREFHSCKFLAVTSGGPISLLVGQVLGLDLARTLGLMRRIANTSIHHLIYEKGDWQVAGFNIVPHLSLSERTLV, from the coding sequence ATGGTTGAGTTAACGCTGATCCGCCATGGCCAGGCAGACAGCGCCGGCGATAACTATGACCAGCTGACGCCGACGGGCCATGAACAGGCGCGGCGTGTGGGGGAGTGGCTTGCCGCAGACGGATATAGGTTCGACAGGCTCTTTCACGGTGGCTTAAACCGCCAGCGCCAGACGCTTGAGGCGATTTGTGCTGAACTTGCGAAAAGTGGCGCAGTTATGCCTGCTATGGAAATCCATAGCAGTTATGCGGAGTTTGATCTCAAGGTTTGGGGTATCATTGCCGCAAAAATGCGGCATGGACACCCTGAATTCGCCGAACTGTTTAAGCAGTGGAATCATGCCAGGCAAATGGATGCCGCGAATAAGGGCGATATTTTCAAGCAGCTGACCGGCCATATTCTCAAGGCCTGGGTCGCGGCCGGTGAAAACTTCAACGAAGCCGAGAGTTTTCCTGCGTTTCAGAAGCGGGTGCTTGCAGCTCTGGAAATACATAGCGACTACATTGCGCCGAAAAATGACGATTTGGAAGCAGCTCGGGAATTCCATAGCTGCAAGTTTCTCGCCGTCACATCGGGTGGGCCGATTTCATTGCTGGTCGGGCAGGTACTCGGGCTTGATCTCGCGCGTACCCTCGGCCTCATGCGACGTATTGCAAATACTTCGATTCACCACCTCATTTATGAGAAGGGCGATTGGCAGGTCGCTGGGTTCAATATCGTGCCGCACCTGTCGCTCAGCGAGCGCACGCTGGTGTAG
- a CDS encoding SDR family NAD(P)-dependent oxidoreductase gives MTQKTVLITGATRGIGKGVAIAFADAGWIVYGTGRPSTGSGRPLSETAWAAEKKIILKEADVADQPRMAEIMQDIKDKHGRLDCLINNAGVASNTPASALGDEEIAKIIDTNFKAVFTCCQSYYKMQRKSGPSTGSGQVAAKGGGCIINISSVLGIVGTSLASVYSGTKGAVISMTKALAIEWANSGFRVNAICPGFIDTDMTDMLKKRESVMAKMLEFIPLKRLGTPEDIAAPAIMLASDGAAYITGQIIVVDGGLTAM, from the coding sequence ATGACGCAAAAAACAGTACTCATCACCGGCGCAACGCGCGGTATCGGTAAGGGTGTGGCGATTGCATTTGCCGATGCCGGATGGATCGTTTACGGTACAGGCCGCCCTTCGACAGGCTCAGGGCGACCGTTATCCGAAACGGCTTGGGCCGCAGAAAAGAAGATAATCCTCAAAGAAGCCGATGTTGCCGACCAGCCGCGCATGGCTGAGATTATGCAGGATATCAAAGACAAACACGGCCGGCTCGACTGCCTGATCAACAACGCCGGCGTCGCATCGAATACACCTGCCTCTGCGCTCGGCGATGAAGAAATTGCGAAGATTATCGATACCAACTTCAAGGCGGTCTTCACCTGCTGCCAGAGTTATTATAAAATGCAGCGTAAGTCGGGCCCTTCGACAGGCTCAGGGCAAGTGGCCGCAAAAGGCGGTGGCTGTATAATCAATATCTCGAGCGTGCTCGGCATCGTCGGCACTTCGCTCGCTTCGGTTTACTCGGGCACGAAGGGTGCGGTGATCTCGATGACGAAGGCGCTCGCAATTGAATGGGCGAACTCGGGCTTTCGTGTCAACGCGATCTGCCCGGGCTTTATCGACACCGACATGACCGACATGCTGAAAAAACGCGAATCGGTGATGGCGAAGATGCTTGAATTTATTCCGCTGAAGCGCCTCGGCACACCCGAAGACATTGCAGCGCCTGCGATCATGCTCGCATCAGACGGTGCGGCTTACATTACCGGGCAGATTATTGTTGTCGACGGGGGCTTGACCGCGATGTAG
- a CDS encoding response regulator, whose translation MPVAPLPANEAERLEKVKSYHLLDTLAEEAFDELARFASRLCGTPVSLITLIDGKRQWFKSAVGMARPETPREQTICQHTILQNDLLEIEDSRLDSRTEDNPNVTAEPGVRHYAGIPLTTADGYNIGTFCVVDFKPGRLTELQREGFKTLARQAMRLMEFRKLSYEYKALSDRYSALYQYSPIAELVVDNEGRVVDANDAAAKLLGRQHAEIQGQRAFYEALDETSRHVAADVQTALEAKGHIEGTELKLHSAAAGLKNVMANTVVLRDESGKRVGAHITLQDITALKAIEAQLVEARALAESANRAKSDFLAVMSHEIRTPLNGMIGMVSILKESNLNDEQQRYLGIIERSGAMLMNVIGNVLDFSKLQADAMERSDTTFDLYQTLSEVYDLFSARAKEKDVELILSIDPKIPRLMISDQTKLRQIVMNLVSNALKFTDKGGVTMRVSLVEPQAAAEMLRIAVEDSGIGMSAQQLERLFKPFSQADGSISRRFGGTGLGLSIAKKLTELLGGTIDVQSTIGKGSVFSFAIPAKFDLVSEQRTEGEFVGTGFFAGRKFLLVDNLPVNLEIVQRMLESLQITVVPCENPKAAPELAQKNQFDAAILDLNMPGMNGLEVAEALKTISPKTIRILLSSIAVTRSAETENVFHHTLTKPVRREQLVYVLSRLLPPQNGTETEEIASRDVLAHQHVLIVEDDSVNQTISRITLEKFGATTDTAADGQAALDCASRRDYAFVLLDMHLPDIDGFALAEKLLKVRPSLRLVCFTADVTLVPDARLRQVGIIDKLSKPATVQDFAAFLARADWLITPVSSAQ comes from the coding sequence ATGCCTGTTGCTCCGCTGCCAGCGAACGAAGCGGAGCGATTAGAAAAAGTTAAATCATACCACCTGCTCGACACCCTCGCTGAAGAGGCCTTTGATGAATTGGCGCGCTTTGCCTCAAGACTTTGCGGCACCCCGGTTTCTCTTATCACTCTGATCGATGGAAAAAGGCAGTGGTTCAAGTCTGCTGTCGGCATGGCAAGGCCTGAGACGCCACGCGAGCAGACGATCTGCCAGCATACAATTTTGCAGAACGACCTGCTCGAAATAGAAGATTCGCGCCTTGATTCGCGCACCGAAGATAATCCCAATGTAACTGCTGAGCCTGGCGTGCGCCACTATGCGGGAATTCCCCTCACGACGGCCGACGGGTACAACATCGGCACATTTTGTGTGGTGGACTTTAAGCCGGGTCGGCTGACAGAGCTGCAGCGCGAAGGTTTCAAGACGCTCGCGCGCCAGGCGATGCGCCTGATGGAATTTCGCAAACTTTCTTACGAATACAAGGCGCTGAGTGACCGCTACAGTGCCCTCTACCAATACTCACCCATCGCCGAGCTGGTCGTGGATAACGAGGGCAGGGTCGTCGACGCGAATGATGCGGCGGCAAAACTGCTGGGGCGGCAGCATGCTGAAATTCAGGGCCAGCGCGCTTTTTATGAGGCTCTCGATGAGACGAGCAGACATGTCGCCGCCGATGTGCAAACAGCACTTGAGGCAAAGGGCCATATCGAAGGCACCGAACTAAAGTTGCACAGCGCGGCGGCGGGGCTAAAGAATGTTATGGCCAATACCGTGGTTCTCAGAGACGAATCGGGTAAGCGCGTGGGTGCACACATAACCCTGCAGGATATCACGGCGCTCAAAGCGATCGAGGCGCAGCTCGTCGAAGCGAGGGCTCTCGCAGAATCGGCGAATCGTGCTAAATCGGATTTCTTGGCCGTGATGAGCCATGAAATTCGCACTCCGCTCAACGGCATGATCGGTATGGTGAGCATACTTAAAGAATCGAACCTCAACGATGAGCAGCAACGGTATCTCGGTATAATCGAGCGCAGCGGCGCCATGCTCATGAACGTGATCGGCAACGTGCTGGACTTTTCGAAATTGCAAGCCGACGCTATGGAGCGCAGCGACACAACGTTTGACCTTTACCAGACCCTGAGCGAAGTTTACGATCTGTTCTCAGCACGCGCAAAAGAAAAAGATGTCGAACTGATTCTTTCGATTGACCCGAAGATTCCGAGGCTTATGATCAGCGACCAGACCAAGCTGCGCCAGATCGTCATGAATTTGGTTTCGAATGCGCTTAAGTTCACCGATAAGGGTGGTGTCACAATGCGCGTATCGCTTGTTGAACCCCAGGCAGCAGCAGAGATGCTGCGTATCGCAGTTGAAGACAGCGGTATCGGCATGAGCGCGCAGCAGCTCGAAAGGTTGTTTAAACCTTTTTCGCAGGCAGATGGTTCCATTTCACGCCGCTTCGGTGGTACCGGGCTCGGCCTATCGATTGCAAAAAAACTGACGGAACTTCTCGGGGGTACTATCGACGTGCAGAGCACGATCGGTAAAGGCAGCGTGTTTTCATTCGCGATACCGGCAAAATTCGACCTCGTGTCTGAGCAGCGCACGGAGGGCGAATTCGTGGGCACTGGCTTTTTTGCCGGCCGCAAATTTCTGCTCGTCGACAACCTGCCGGTGAACCTTGAAATCGTGCAGCGTATGCTCGAATCGCTGCAAATTACCGTTGTACCTTGCGAAAACCCTAAGGCGGCACCAGAGCTGGCTCAGAAAAACCAATTCGATGCAGCCATTCTCGATCTCAACATGCCGGGTATGAATGGGTTAGAGGTGGCCGAAGCGCTCAAGACTATCTCGCCGAAAACAATCCGCATATTGCTGTCTTCTATTGCCGTGACCCGCAGCGCCGAAACGGAGAATGTATTTCACCATACGCTGACGAAACCGGTGCGCCGGGAACAGCTTGTTTATGTGCTATCGCGCCTCTTGCCGCCGCAAAATGGTACTGAAACAGAAGAGATCGCGAGCAGAGATGTTCTTGCCCACCAGCATGTGTTAATCGTCGAAGACGACTCCGTGAACCAAACAATTTCGCGCATTACGCTCGAAAAATTCGGAGCGACCACCGACACCGCTGCAGACGGCCAGGCGGCACTCGACTGTGCCTCGCGCCGCGACTACGCGTTCGTCTTGCTAGACATGCACCTACCCGATATCGATGGTTTTGCGCTGGCAGAAAAACTTCTGAAAGTTCGGCCTTCGCTCAGACTCGTTTGTTTTACCGCCGACGTGACGCTTGTGCCTGACGCACGGCTGCGGCAAGTGGGTATTATCGACAAGCTGTCAAAGCCTGCCACGGTGCAAGATTTTGCTGCGTTTCTCGCCCGGGCCGATTGGTTGATTACGCCAGTTTCTTCAGCACAGTGA
- a CDS encoding ATP-binding protein, whose protein sequence is MYSIHRSFADNCMAVTAPVRSKGRFTIGCDIIEADKLSNRLVALLPKTLDLRAANAVRLGLRELLINAVEHGCLEVGFELKSKIAESDDYLQFLLERQKLPEYRLRTVQVEYEIRPQRIVFRITDGGKGFDHKHRTHKAREDDALAHLAHGRGIKMSLRIFDRVRYNTAGNSVTVLKKLA, encoded by the coding sequence ATGTACAGTATTCATCGCAGTTTTGCCGATAATTGTATGGCAGTGACAGCCCCGGTACGCAGCAAAGGCAGATTCACGATTGGCTGCGACATCATCGAAGCCGACAAGCTCAGCAACCGGCTGGTGGCACTCTTGCCCAAAACCCTCGATTTACGCGCAGCGAATGCGGTGCGGCTCGGCCTCAGGGAACTCTTGATCAATGCCGTCGAACATGGCTGCCTCGAAGTCGGTTTCGAGCTAAAGTCGAAAATTGCCGAAAGCGACGATTATCTGCAGTTTCTGCTCGAACGGCAAAAGCTGCCCGAATACCGCCTGCGCACGGTTCAGGTCGAATACGAAATTCGCCCGCAGCGCATAGTCTTTCGCATCACCGATGGCGGCAAAGGTTTTGACCACAAACACCGCACGCATAAGGCACGCGAAGATGACGCGCTGGCGCACCTCGCGCACGGCCGGGGCATCAAGATGAGCCTGCGCATCTTTGATCGCGTGCGCTACAATACAGCCGGCAACAGCGTCACTGTGCTGAAGAAACTGGCGTAA
- a CDS encoding metal-dependent hydrolase yields the protein MVNTSSLTTNAPKITVRRIQFGHENTLQRHWFRNNPFMTHFMNSLHSVFPAGERYFIRSVKWFDKQIQDPELKERVKAFIGQEVQHGMQHEKFLKTLDAMGLDGTAFEDWYAKNAYANDEKPSHESVWFGLLEKVVGKDKQQRIGLAITAALEHYTASIAETVLKHRDISAGMPQDMQQMFLWHAAEEIEHKSVAFDVFKDVAGGSYDERMIGFVFGSAYLLYYIGLGWGHYLLADKEMNKVSLPQAIAESAPTYFKLVVETAKSVLPYVLPNFHPDDSDNDLLAKEFFAESNLYIEAKSA from the coding sequence ATGGTAAACACAAGTTCATTAACAACCAACGCACCCAAGATTACCGTGCGCCGCATTCAATTCGGCCACGAGAACACATTGCAGCGCCACTGGTTTCGCAACAACCCCTTCATGACGCATTTCATGAACTCGCTGCACTCGGTTTTTCCGGCGGGCGAGCGCTATTTTATTCGCAGCGTCAAATGGTTCGATAAACAAATTCAAGACCCTGAGCTGAAAGAGCGCGTGAAAGCCTTCATCGGCCAAGAGGTTCAGCACGGCATGCAGCACGAAAAATTTCTGAAAACCCTCGACGCAATGGGTCTCGACGGTACCGCTTTCGAAGACTGGTATGCCAAGAATGCATACGCGAACGATGAAAAACCCAGCCACGAATCGGTCTGGTTTGGCCTGCTCGAAAAGGTCGTCGGCAAAGACAAGCAGCAGCGCATCGGCCTCGCGATCACCGCGGCGCTCGAACACTACACCGCTTCGATCGCCGAAACCGTGCTCAAGCACCGCGACATTTCTGCCGGCATGCCGCAAGACATGCAGCAGATGTTTCTCTGGCACGCCGCCGAAGAAATTGAACATAAATCGGTCGCGTTCGATGTATTCAAAGACGTCGCAGGCGGGAGCTACGACGAACGCATGATCGGCTTCGTATTTGGGTCGGCCTACCTGCTCTATTACATCGGCCTCGGCTGGGGTCATTACCTGCTCGCCGACAAAGAAATGAACAAAGTTTCGCTGCCACAGGCAATTGCCGAATCAGCCCCGACCTACTTCAAGCTCGTGGTCGAGACAGCTAAAAGCGTTCTGCCATACGTTTTGCCCAATTTTCACCCCGACGACTCTGACAACGATTTACTGGCAAAAGAGTTTTTTGCCGAATCAAATCTCTATATCGAAGCAAAGTCAGCCTGA
- a CDS encoding diacylglycerol/lipid kinase family protein, which translates to MTSLSPAATPIAVLLNANARLVTEKVRRNLAKIVPSANLFLSQTPEEAHACVKEIIDNRYQVVFSGGGDGSFIHLLNLARDYVRMRNLEVEAAGKGDKFELPQFGILKLGTGNGISTFVGSRGGTKLLERASHSKALSTLEMNLIESNDRVFHFAGSGFDARVISDYRLFMNSLPSPAARKNFSGLMGYFCSGLGKTVPESLLKPDRGEVRIEAELADQAFLVKHARGIDEAVAAEKTLLYEGPSTIVGVATEPYYGYNIRAFPFARMKEGYMNLRILRAKPMTLVTQMQQFWNGSYRGTGVIDYLVKKVKITYEKSTPLQIGGDFESFTNAISYSIFPQALRLVDFRHMIG; encoded by the coding sequence GTGACGAGTCTATCACCTGCTGCAACGCCGATCGCCGTTCTGCTGAACGCCAATGCCCGCTTAGTTACGGAAAAAGTCAGGCGCAACCTCGCTAAAATCGTGCCGAGCGCGAATCTGTTCTTGAGCCAAACCCCCGAAGAGGCGCACGCCTGCGTCAAAGAGATCATCGACAACCGCTACCAGGTGGTTTTTTCGGGTGGTGGCGATGGTAGCTTTATTCATCTGCTGAATCTGGCGCGCGACTACGTGCGTATGCGCAACCTCGAGGTTGAAGCCGCCGGCAAAGGCGATAAATTTGAGCTGCCGCAATTCGGCATTCTGAAGCTCGGCACCGGCAATGGCATTTCAACCTTCGTCGGCTCGCGCGGTGGCACAAAACTGCTCGAACGCGCCTCGCATTCTAAGGCGCTCAGCACTCTCGAAATGAACCTGATCGAGAGTAACGACCGCGTGTTCCATTTTGCAGGCAGCGGTTTCGACGCGCGCGTCATCAGCGACTATCGCCTCTTTATGAACTCGTTGCCGTCGCCTGCGGCGCGTAAAAACTTTTCAGGGCTCATGGGCTATTTCTGCTCGGGGCTTGGCAAAACTGTGCCCGAATCGCTCTTGAAGCCCGACCGTGGCGAGGTGCGCATTGAGGCAGAGCTCGCCGACCAGGCATTTCTGGTGAAGCATGCGCGCGGTATCGACGAGGCAGTCGCTGCCGAGAAGACGCTGCTCTACGAAGGCCCGTCGACCATCGTCGGTGTCGCGACCGAACCTTATTATGGCTACAATATCCGTGCGTTTCCGTTCGCACGCATGAAAGAGGGATATATGAATCTCAGAATTCTGCGCGCCAAGCCGATGACTCTGGTCACGCAAATGCAGCAATTCTGGAACGGCAGCTACCGCGGCACAGGTGTAATCGACTATCTTGTCAAAAAAGTCAAGATCACTTATGAAAAATCAACGCCCTTGCAGATTGGCGGTGACTTTGAATCGTTCACAAATGCAATCAGCTATTCGATTTTCCCGCAGGCTCTGAGGCTGGTAGATTTTCGACATATGATTGGGTAG